A part of Pseudomonadota bacterium genomic DNA contains:
- a CDS encoding protein-L-isoaspartate(D-aspartate) O-methyltransferase — MAKVGFRTNNLAALLFLMTLALGADTADYYLAFRQALTLRIDERAFLAAPETGVSILDRRVMAAIANVPRHLYVPPQLQAVAYHDVPIPLGHGQNISTPFLVALMTDLAEVTPDDVVFETGTGAGYHAAILGELCRQVYSVEVIEPLAEKAAAILKNQGVRNVEIRAGDGYFGWPERGPFDAILVKEAVDHLPLPLLAQLKPGGRMVIPLGPSNGMQQLTIVEKDLTGAMRKRAVLEVRFLPLQGGRRI, encoded by the coding sequence ATGGCGAAGGTAGGCTTCCGAACAAACAACCTTGCCGCGCTTTTGTTTTTGATGACGCTGGCCCTTGGGGCGGACACCGCGGACTATTATCTGGCGTTTCGCCAGGCGTTGACCTTGCGCATCGACGAGCGGGCCTTTCTCGCGGCGCCGGAAACCGGCGTTTCCATCCTCGATCGGCGGGTGATGGCGGCCATCGCCAACGTGCCGCGCCATCTCTACGTGCCGCCGCAACTTCAGGCTGTTGCCTACCACGACGTGCCGATACCCTTGGGCCACGGCCAGAACATCTCGACCCCCTTTCTCGTGGCCCTGATGACGGATTTAGCGGAGGTGACCCCCGACGACGTCGTTTTCGAGACCGGCACGGGTGCCGGTTACCACGCGGCGATCCTGGGCGAGCTTTGCCGCCAGGTTTACAGCGTCGAGGTCATTGAACCGCTTGCCGAGAAGGCGGCCGCCATCCTGAAAAACCAGGGCGTTCGGAACGTTGAAATTCGGGCTGGGGACGGCTATTTCGGCTGGCCGGAACGGGGGCCGTTCGATGCCATTCTCGTCAAGGAAGCGGTAGATCATCTGCCGCTGCCGTTGTTGGCGCAATTAAAGCCCGGCGGCCGCATGGTGATCCCCCTCGGTCCTTCGAACGGCATGCAGCAATTGACCATCGTCGAGAAAGACCTGACCGGCGCCATGCGCAAGCGGGCCGTGCTGGAGGTGCGTTTTTTACCTTTGCAGGGCGGCCGCCGGATCTAG
- a CDS encoding DUF3750 domain-containing protein, with product MRGWHWIFLFFALLYTAGPLLAWATLDLGFETNWRATNRESVGIAPDPAKTPEAVLQVYAARAFSWRGIFGVHSWIAIKPPEAGAFTVYQVIGWHRFFDKPVLFVKKDLPDRRWYGQAPEILLDLRGKPAEVVLEKVKAAIAAYPYSDDYRMWPGPNSNTFTAYVGRAVPELGLRLPPTAIGKDYLGNSAFLAAAPSGTGYQFSLFGMVGVLFAEGEGFEMNLLGLSAGFDPFHPALLLPGMGRIALAGVQVQAKNE from the coding sequence ATGCGCGGTTGGCATTGGATTTTTCTGTTTTTCGCCCTTCTTTACACGGCGGGGCCATTGCTTGCCTGGGCGACCCTGGATCTCGGCTTCGAAACGAATTGGCGGGCGACGAACCGGGAAAGCGTCGGCATCGCGCCGGACCCCGCCAAAACGCCGGAAGCCGTTCTCCAGGTTTACGCAGCACGCGCCTTTTCGTGGCGGGGTATTTTCGGAGTCCACAGCTGGATCGCCATCAAACCGCCGGAGGCCGGGGCCTTTACCGTTTATCAGGTGATTGGCTGGCATCGGTTTTTCGACAAGCCCGTCCTGTTTGTGAAGAAGGACTTGCCCGACCGGCGTTGGTACGGCCAGGCGCCAGAAATCCTGCTTGATCTGCGCGGCAAGCCGGCCGAGGTGGTGCTGGAGAAGGTAAAAGCCGCGATCGCGGCCTATCCCTACTCCGACGACTACCGTATGTGGCCGGGGCCGAACAGCAACACCTTCACGGCCTATGTCGGAAGGGCCGTGCCGGAACTCGGCCTGCGTCTGCCGCCCACCGCCATCGGCAAGGACTATTTGGGCAATAGCGCCTTCCTCGCCGCCGCTCCCAGCGGAACCGGCTACCAGTTTTCCCTGTTCGGGATGGTGGGTGTCCTGTTCGCCGAAGGGGAAGGATTCGAGATGAACCTTCTGGGTTTAAGCGCCGGCTTCGATCCCTTCCATCCCGCCCTTCTGTTACCGGGCATGGGCCGCATCGCGCTGGCTGGCGTGCAGGTACAGGCAAAAAACGAATAG
- a CDS encoding protein-L-isoaspartate O-methyltransferase: MVDCQLRPNQVADPAILAAMLELPRERFVPPNYQSVAYIDEDLPLGGGRYLMEPMVLGRLLQIAEIGPEDVVLAIGCGAGYSAAVLSRLAGTVVAVEANPTLVATAGELLAKLGCDNVAVIEGPLGEGCPTEAPFDVIFLDGAVAAVPDAIQAQLKEGGRLVSVLAEKGGVGRGIVMTRSKGGIGCRAIFDAATPFLPGFEAKEEFVF, encoded by the coding sequence ATGGTGGATTGCCAACTGCGGCCAAACCAGGTCGCCGATCCCGCCATTCTTGCGGCCATGCTTGAGCTGCCGCGCGAGCGTTTCGTTCCACCCAACTATCAGAGCGTCGCCTATATCGACGAAGATCTGCCGCTGGGCGGCGGGCGATACTTGATGGAGCCGATGGTGCTGGGCCGGCTCCTGCAGATCGCCGAGATCGGCCCTGAAGACGTCGTGCTCGCTATCGGGTGCGGCGCCGGCTATTCCGCCGCCGTCCTCTCGCGACTTGCCGGCACCGTTGTGGCGGTGGAAGCGAACCCGACCCTCGTGGCTACGGCGGGCGAACTTCTGGCCAAGCTCGGTTGCGACAACGTGGCCGTCATCGAAGGCCCCCTTGGAGAGGGCTGTCCGACCGAAGCCCCCTTCGACGTTATTTTTCTCGACGGCGCCGTCGCTGCCGTGCCGGATGCGATCCAGGCACAGCTGAAGGAAGGCGGGCGGCTGGTTAGCGTTCTGGCCGAGAAGGGCGGGGTTGGCCGCGGCATCGTCATGACCCGAAGCAAGGGCGGCATCGGCTGTCGGGCGATTTTCGATGCGGCAACCCCTTTCTTGCCCGGATTCGAAGCCAAGGAAGAGTTTGTTTTCTAG